In a genomic window of Anser cygnoides isolate HZ-2024a breed goose chromosome 28, Taihu_goose_T2T_genome, whole genome shotgun sequence:
- the LOC136787312 gene encoding olfactory receptor 14I1-like → MYFFLLNLALLDLGSISTTLPKAMVNTLWDTRAISYQGCAAQVFFFAFLAGTDFSLLTVMAYDRYFAICKPLHYGSLLGSRACAQMAAAAWGSGFLNAVLHTANTFSLPLCQGNAVDQFFREIPQILKLSCSHSYHRDLRLLAFSSLLFLGCFIFTVLSYVQIFKAVLRMPSEQGRHKAFSTCVPHLVVVSLLIVTGMFAYLKPPSIFSPALDLVVAVLYSVVPPALNPLIYSMRMQALKDAIVKVLLWTFFRNHKCPISLHR, encoded by the coding sequence atgtacttcttcctcctcaacctcgccctcctcgacctgggatccatctccaccactctccctaAAGCCATGGTCAATACCCtttgggacaccagggccatctcctatcaaggatgtgctgcacaggtctttttctttgccttcttggCTGGTacagatttttcccttctcacagtcatggcctacgaccgctattttgccatctgcaagcccctgcactatgggagcctcctgggcagcagagcttgtgcccagatggcagcagccgcctggggcagtggctttctcaacgctgtcctgcacactgccaatacattttccctgcccctctgccaaggcaatgctgtggaccagttcttccgtgaaatcccccagatcctcaagctctcctgctcacatTCCTACCATAGGGATCTTAGACTTCTCGCATTTAGTAGTCTTCtgtttttgggttgttttattttcactgttctCTCCTACGTTCAGATCTtcaaggctgtgctgaggatgccctctgaacagggacggcacaaagccttttccacatgtGTCCCTCATTTGGTCGTGGTCTCTTTGTTAATCGTCactggcatgtttgcctacctgaagcccccctctatcttttccccagccctggacctggtggtggcagttctttACTCTGTGGTTCCCccagcactgaaccccctcatctacagcatgaggatgCAAGCACTAAAGGATGCTATTGTGAAAGTGCTTTTATGGACATTTTTCAGGAATCATAAATGTCCCATATCTCTCCACAGGTGA